From a region of the Pleuronectes platessa chromosome 22, fPlePla1.1, whole genome shotgun sequence genome:
- the atp6v1e1b gene encoding V-type proton ATPase subunit E 1 translates to MALSDADVQKQIKHMMAFIEQEANEKAEEIDAKAEEEFNIEKGRLVQTQRLKIMEYYEKKEKQIEQQKKIQMSNLMNQARLKVLKARDDMISEMLNEARQRLANVAKDPARYPSLLDGLILQGFYQLLEPKVTTRCRKQDVPLIQASIQRNIPIYKEGVKNNLEVRIDQDNFLSPDICGGIEVYNSNGKIKVANTLESRLDLMAQQMMPEIRVALFGANPNRKFLD, encoded by the exons ATGGCGCTCAGCGATGCCGACGTTCAGAAGCAG ATCAAGCACATGATGGCCTTCATCGAGCAGGAGGCCAACGAGAAGGCAGAGGAAATTGATGCAAAG GCGGAGGAGGAGTTCAACATCGAGAAGGGCCGTCTGGTCCAAACCCAGAGGCTGAAGATAATGGAGTACTacgagaagaaggagaagcagatCGAGCAGCAGAAGAAAAT TCAAATGTCCAACCTGATGAACCAGGCTCGACTGAAGGTCCTGAAGGCCCGAGATGACATGATCTCC GAAATGCTGAATGAGGCTCGCCAGCGGCTCGCTAATGTCGCAAAAGACCCGGCGAGGTATCCCTCTCTCTTGGATGGGTTGATCTTACAG GGATTCTATCAGCTTCTGGAGCCCAAGGTGACGACTCGCTGCCGTAAACAGGACGTGCCGCTGATCCAG GCGTCCATCCAGAGGAACATTCCCATCTATAAGGAAGGTGTGAAGAACAACCTGGAGGTACGCATCGACCAGGACAACTTCCTCTCCCCGGACAT CTGTGGAGGCATTGAGGTCTATAACAGCAACGGGAAGATCAAGGTGGCCAACACTCTGGAGAGCAGACTGGACCTCATGGCTCAGCAG ATGATGCCTGAAATCCGAGTGGCTCTGTTCGGCGCCAACCCAAACCGCAAGTTCCTGGACTGA
- the ada2b gene encoding adenosine deaminase 2-A: protein MISIFPAVAPYVLLLGLMGSADGMPDPAQRDLLMRQEASRQTGGRVALTAAEQKLGASLHRQKEREMSAAQFPPAIHFFKAKPLIQKSSIFKLLQKMPKGAALHIHGSTLVGVDWLVRNVTYRPHCYICFTWDNSVRFLFSDRRPFPRWDCFYWQLLETLRAKIGDPTGFDSSLMQHLTLFTEDPDNEYPNQDVVWEKFEKAFIAAAGLITHAPVLRDYFYKGLEELHQDNIMYLELRSGISKTYELDGTVHDKVWTLKTFQQVTKKFVDDHSDFLGARIIISVHRALSVSEVKGAIKEAIQLQNDFPDVVAGFDLVGREDSGRSLWYFREALSMPADLGVTLPYFFHAGETDDEGTDVDQNILDALLFNTTRIGHGYALAHHPLAKELSRRRNVAVELCPISNQVLKLVSDLRNHPAAVLMSEGHPMVISSDDPSLFGTTGLSYDFYQAFVGIGGLKANLGTLKELALNSIRYSSLPAHLKDRGCVMWQKRWDTFIADHS, encoded by the exons ATGATCTCCATCTTCCCGGCTGTGGCCCCCTATGTGCTCCTCCTGGGGCTCATGGGGTCGGCTGACGGGATGCCAGACCCCGCCCAGAGGGACCTGCTGATGCGTCAGGAGGCGTCCAGGCAGACCGGGGGCCGGGTGGCCCTGACGGCGGCCGAGCAGAAGCTGGGAGCGTCCCTGCACCGGCAGAAGGAGCGGGAGATGTCTGCTGCCCAGTTCCCACCGGCCATTCACTTCTTCAAAGCAAAGCCTCTCATTCAGAAGAGCTCCATCTTCAAACTGCTGCAGAAGATGCCTAAAG GTGCAGCCCTCCACATCCACGGCTCCACCCTGGTCGGCGTGGACTGGCTGGTGAGAAACGTCACCTACAGGCCTCACTGCTACATCTGCTTCACGTGGGACAACTCGGTCCGCTTCCTGTTCTCCGACCGCCGGCCGTTCCCCCGGTGGGACTGCTTCTACTGGCAGCTGCTTGAGACCCTGCGAGCCAAGATAGGAGACCCCACGGGCTTTGACAGCAG TTTGATGCAGCACCTCACTCTCTTCACCGAGGATCCAGACAACGAGTATCCAAACCAGGACGTTGTGTGGGAGAAGTTTGAGAAAGCCTTCATCGCAGCAGCGGGGCTCATCACCCATGCTCCTGTGCTGAGGGACTACTTCTACAAGGGCCTGGAGGAGCTCCACCAGGACAACATCATGTATCTGGAGCTCAGGAGCGGCATCTCCAAG ACGTACGAGCTCGACGGGACCGTTCACGATAAGGTCTGGACTCTCAAGACGTTTCAACAAGTCACAAAGAAATTTGTCGATGATCATTCAGACTTTCTTGGGGCTCGCATCATCATTTCGGTCCACAG GGCTCTGAGTGTGTCTGAGGTCAAAGGAGCCATAAAAGAGGCCATTCAGCTGCAGAATGACTTCCCAGACGTCGTGGCAGGGTTTGACTTG GTGGGCAGGGAGGACAGCGGCAGGTCTCTGTGGTACTTCAGGGAGGCGCTCTCCATGCCAGCTGACCTGGGGGTCACGCTGCCATACTTCTTTCATGCGGGAGAAACAG ATGACGAAGGCACGGACGTGGATCAGAACATCCTCGATGCCCTTTTGTTCAACACCACCCGCATTGGGCACGGCTACGCTCTGGCACACCACCCGCTAGCGAAGGAGCTTTCCAGAAGAAGAAACGTGGCTGTGGAGCTGTGCCCCATCTCAAACCAG GTGCTGAAGCTGGTATCAGACCTGAGGAACCACCCGGCCGCCGTGCTGATGTCCGAGGGCCACCCGATGGTGATCAGCTCCGACGACCCGTCTCTGTTCGGCACCACAGGCCTCTCCTACGACTTCTATCAAGCCTTTGTGGGCATCGGAGGTTTGAAAGCAAACCTGGGCACTCTGAAGGAACTGGCTCTCAACTCCATCAG GTACAGCTCGCTGCCGGCTCACCTTAAGGACAGGGGCTGCGTCATGTGGCAGAAACGATGGGACACTTTCATCGCTGATCATTCCTGA